In Primulina eburnea isolate SZY01 chromosome 3, ASM2296580v1, whole genome shotgun sequence, one DNA window encodes the following:
- the LOC140825323 gene encoding zeatin O-glucosyltransferase-like produces MAEEAAQVSVVMVPFPAQGHLNQLMQLSCLLFKYGLQVHYIGSSIHNRQARVRVNGLNSRHLSNIHFHDIPIPGFESPSPNPDSSSKFPVQLQPAWDASLSQRQPVFEFLREIAKKSKRVIVIHDPLMALVVQDVVSIPNAESYVFNCISAFSQVAFIWDGMGKEFPFELSKELPSLEGCVSDDIMNFAALQSEPMKYRAGGIFNTCRLIEEPYLDLLTGKEITGDRKSWAIGPIIPPMLPSRDNPPKCLEWLDQQEPNSVIYVSFGTTTSLSDEEIKELASGLEQSKQKFIWVLRDADKGDIFTGEVRGAVLPKGFEERVEGVGIVVRHWAPQPEILAHPATGGFMSHCGWNSCIESVTMGVPIAAWPMHSDQPSNGFLISEILKVGIVVREWDQRGEVVKASTIENVVRRLMASEDGEEIRKRAEELGAAMRRATEEGGVSRLELDSFVAHITR; encoded by the coding sequence ATGGCGGAAGAAGCAGCTCAAGTTTCAGTAGTAATGGTGCCTTTTCCAGCTCAAGGACATCTCAATCAGCTCATGCAACTCTCTTGCTTGTTGTTCAAATATGGGCTTCAGGTACACTACATCGGATCTTCCATCCACAATCGCCAGGCCAGAGTTCGTGTCAACGGATTAAATTCTCGCCATTTATCCAACATCCATTTTCATGACATTCCAATTCCAGGTTTTGAATCTCCTTCTCCAAATCCTGATTCTTCCAGCAAATTCCCTGTGCAGCTCCAACCAGCCTGGGACGCCTCGTTGAGCCAACGGCAACCTGTTTTCGAATTCCTGCGGGAAATCGCCAAGAAATCTAAGCGGGTTATAGTTATACACGACCCTCTAATGGCTCTAGTTGTCCAGGATGTTGTCTCCATACCGAATGCAGAATCCTATGTTTTCAACTGTATATCTGCCTTTAGCCAGGTAGCTTTTATCTGGGATGGAATGGGGAAAGAGTTTCCATTCGAGCTTTCAAAAGAATTACCTTCTTTAGAAGGATGTGTATCAGATGATATCATGAATTTTGCAGCTCTACAATCTGAGCCGATGAAATACAGAGCTGGAGGTATATTTAACACCTGTAGATTGATAGAAGAACCTTATTTGGACCTGTTAACGGGTAAAGAAATTACCGGTGATAGAAAAAGTTGGGCAATTGGACCAATAATCCCACCCATGTTACCTTCACGAGACAACCCACCGAAATGTTTAGAGTGGCTTGATCAACAGGAGCCAAATTCTGTCATCTATGTATCATTTGGGACCACAACTTCGCTTTCCGATGAAGAGATAAAAGAGTTGGCATCGGGATTAGAACAGAGCAAACAGAAGTTTATCTGGGTTCTAAGGGATGCAGATAAAGGAGACATATTTACTGGAGAAGTGAGGGGAGCAGTACTGCCAAAAGGGTTCGAAGAGAGGGTGGAAGGGGTTGGAATCGTGGTGCGGCATTGGGCACCCCAGCCGGAAATTCTCGCTCATCCGGCGACAGGTGGATTCATGAGTCATTGCGGGTGGAATTCGTGCATTGAAAGTGTTACAATGGGTGTGCCAATAGCGGCATGGCCAATGCATTCGGACCAACCAAGTAACGGTTTCCTCATAAGTGAGATATTGAAAGTGGGGATTGTTGTAAGGGAATGGGATCAACGGGGGGAAGTGGTGAAGGCTTCAActattgagaatgttgtgagaagATTGATGGCGTCAGAAGATGGGGAGGAGATTAGGAAGAGGGCCGAGGAATTGGGTGCTGCCATGCGACGGGCGACCGAGGAAGGAGGTGTTTCAAGACTCGAGCTTGACTCATTTGTTGCTCATATCACCAGATAG
- the LOC140828002 gene encoding protein MIZU-KUSSEI 1-like, whose protein sequence is MKSTNEEKMSTLAQFEQRFLTLQRTGSSKSTTEMKIIPPTHLLDSTSDDDYHRHIRRSSASITTFFRSLCSIISFPSILPSCRWLSLPTHYPSVTPTLGRKVTGTLFGNRRGNVSFAVQTDLTSEPFLLLELGVSTSVLVKKMSSGVVRIALECEKTHALPPQKRRTLLAEPVWTMYCNGRNCGYAVSRVCSQSDWHVLSKVRSVSVGAGVIPLVEDGLKSGGASEGELLYMRARFERVVGTRDSEAFYMLNPDGNGGPELGIFLLRI, encoded by the coding sequence ATGAAATCAACCAATGAAGAAAAAATGTCAACCCTCGCACAGTTTGAGCAAAGATTTCTCACTCTCCAAAGAACCGGAAGCAGCAAAAGCACCACCGAAATGAAAATTATCCCACCCACCCACCTCCTAGATTCAACTTCCGATGACGATTACCATCGCCACATCCGCCGTTCCTCCGCCTCCATCACAACCTTCTTCAGATCACTATGCTCCATCATATCGTTTCCGTCCATCCTTCCATCTTGCCGATGGCTAAGTCTCCCGACCCATTACCCTTCCGTCACCCCCACACTTGGCCGGAAAGTCACCGGGACGCTCTTCGGGAACCGCCGCGGCAACGTCAGCTTCGCCGTTCAGACAGATCTCACGTCCGAACCCTTTCTTCTGCTCGAGCTCGGTGTTTCGACTTCGGTCCTCGTCAAGAAAATGTCTTCCGGGGTGGTACGAATCGCGCTGGAGTGCGAGAAAACCCACGCGTTGCCACCGCAGAAGAGGCGTACGCTGCTGGCGGAGCCGGTGTGGACGATGTACTGCAATGGGAGGAACTGCGGGTACGCGGTGTCGAGGGTGTGCAGCCAGTCTGACTGGCACGTGCTTAGCAAAGTGAGGAGTGTGTCCGTCGGGGCTGGGGTGATTCCGTTGGTGGAGGACGGGCTGAAGAGCGGCGGAGCGTCGGAAGGGGAGCTGCTGTACATGAGGGCTCGCTTTGAGCGAGTGGTGGGGACGCGTGATTCCGAAGCTTTCTATATGCTGAATCCAGATGGAAACGGAGGGCCAGAACTTGGCATATTTTTGCTTAGAATTTAA
- the LOC140825324 gene encoding zeatin O-glucosyltransferase-like, which yields MGSLLNQSDEAAKVAVVMVPFPAQGHLNQLMQLSCLLSKYVFQVHYIGSSIHNRQARVRVNGLNPQDISKIHFHDVPIPTFESPSPDPDSSSKFPVQLQPAWDASLSQRQPIFEFLRELASKSKRVVVIHDPLMAFVVQDVVSIPNAESYVFNCLSAFTQATYTLGSMGKQLPFELPKEIPPFERCASEDILNFLALQAESLQYRAGDIYNTSRLIAGPYLDILADREIAGDRKSWAIGPIIQTNFPSRDSPPKCLQWLDQQEPNSVIYVSFGTTTSLSDEEIKEVALGLEQSRQKFIWVLRDADKGDIFAGEVRQAKLPKGFEERVEGVGIVVRDWAPQPEILAHQATGGFLSHCGWNSFLESVTTGVPIAAWPMHSDQPRNAFLITEILKVGIVVREWDPSGEVVKASTIANVVKTLMASEDGEEIRKRAEKLGAALRQSIEEGGVSQLELDSFIAHISM from the coding sequence ATGGGAAGCTTGCTCAATCAAAGTGATGAAGCAGCTAAAGTTGCAGTAGTAATGGTGCCATTTCCAGCTCAGGGGCATCTCAATCAGCTCATGCAACTCTCTTGCTTGCTATCCAAATATGTGTTTCAAGTCCACTATATCGGATCTTCAATCCACAATCGCCAGGCCAGAGTTCGTGTCAATGGACTAAATCCCCAGGATATATCCAAGATCCATTTTCATGACGTCCCAATTCCGACTTTTGAATCTCCTTCTCCAGATCCTGATTCCTCCAGCAAATTCCCTGTGCAGCTCCAACCGGCCTGGGACGCCTCGTTGAGCCAGCGCCAACCGATTTTCGAATTCCTGCGAGAGCTTGCCTCGAAATCTAAGAGGGTTGTAGTGATACATGACCCTTTGATGGCTTTTGTAGTCCAGGATGTTGTCTCCATACCTAATGCAGAATCCTACGTTTTCAACTGTCTGTCTGCCTTTACTCAGGCAACCTATACCTTGGGAAGCATGGGGAAACAGTTACCGTTCGAGCTTCCAAAAGAAATTCCACCTTTTGAAAGGTGTGCATCAGAAGATATCCTGAATTTTTTAGCTCTACAAGCTGAGTCATTGCAGTATAGAGCTGGAGATATATACAACACCTCCAGATTGATAGCAGGGCCTTACTTGGACATTTTGGCGGATAGAGAGATTGCTGGTGATAGAAAGAGTTGGGCCATTGGACCAATAATCCAAACCAATTTTCCTTCACGCGACAGCCCACCGAAATGCTTACAGTGGCTTGATCAGCAGGAGCCAAATTCTGTCATCTATGTATCATTTGGGACTACAACTTCTCTTTCCGATGAAGAGATAAAAGAGGTGGCGTTGGGTCTAGAACAAAGCAGACAGAAGTTTATCTGGGTTCTAAGAGATGCGGATAAGGGAGACATTTTTGCCGGAGAAGTGAGGCAAGCAAAATTGCCAAAAGGGTTCGAAGAGAGGGTGGAAGGGGTTGGCATTGTTGTGCGAGATTGGGCGCCACAGCCAGAAATTCTTGCTCATCAGGCAACAGGTGGATTCTTGAGCCATTGCGGATGGAATTCGTTTCTTGAAAGTGTCACAACGGGTGTGCCAATAGCAGCATGGCCAATGCATTCAGACCAACCAAGAAATGCTTTCCTTATAACTGAGATACTGAAAGTGGGGATTGTTGTGAGGGAATGGGATCCAAGTGGAGAAGTGGTGAAGGCTTCGACTATTGCGAATGTTGTGAAGACGTTGATGGCATCTGAAGATGGGGAAGAGATAAGGAAGAGGGCTGAGAAGTTAGGTGCTGCCTTGCGTCAGTCGATCGAGGAAGGTGGCGTTTCTCAACTCGAGCTCGATTCGTTCATTGCTCATATCAGCATGTAA